In Rhipicephalus microplus isolate Deutch F79 chromosome 7, USDA_Rmic, whole genome shotgun sequence, one genomic interval encodes:
- the LOC119179906 gene encoding GTP-binding protein Rhes translates to MPSTSQIPLLSMLQPPHEDAHNTHHHPARDQYRVVVLGAARVGKTAIVRQFLYDEFPVDYVPTVEEFHTGEYEINGASLTLDIVDTSGSYPFPAMRRLAITTADAIVLVYAIDDQESFEEARRIHEQIVELQSAKAPVVVVGNKCDLPAAMRRVRREVAETIISIDWENGFVESSAKDNVNVFAIFKELLVQAKIPYDLSPTAVNKRRRSLPVYPTSPSIKDKTLLKRNSCAVS, encoded by the exons ATGCCGAGCACGAGCCAGATACCATTGCTGTCGATGCTGCAGCCTCCCCACGAGGACGCGCACAACACTCATCATCATCCGGCCAGGGACCAGTACCGCGTCGTTGTTCTCGGTGCAGCACGGGTGGGCAAGACGGCCATCGTACGGCAGTTCCTGTACGACGAGTTTCCAGTCGACTACGTCCCTACAGTGGAAGAA TTCCACACTGGTGAGTACGAGATCAACGGTGCCTCCCTCACCCTTGACATTGTGGACACGAGTGGCAGCTACCCATTTCCTGCCATGAGGCGTCTGGCCATTACCACTGCCGACGCAATCGTGCTCGTCTACGCTATTGATGACCAGGAGTCATTCGAAGAGGCTCGTCGAATCCACGAACAGATCGTAGAGCTCCAATCGGCCAAAGCTCCCGTAGTCGTGGTGGGCAACAAGTGCGACCTGCCGGCCGCTATGCGCCGCGTGCGACGAGAGGTAGCAGAGACCATCATCTCCATCGACTGGGAGAACGGCTTCGTAGAGTCTTCGGCCAAAGACAACGTCAACGTTTTTGCCATTTTCAAAGAACTCCTAGTACAGGCCAAGATCCCGTATGACCTGAGTCCCACCGCCGTTAACAAGAGACGTCGCTCGTTGCCCGTCTATCCTACAAGTCCGAGCATCAAGGACAAGACGCTTCTCAAGAGGAACAGCTGTGCGGTTTCGTAG